The genomic segment TCTGACCTGCTTAGAAGCCCAGCGCCTTCCACAACATGCGCGCGGCTACGACGGCCAGCAGGATGGCGAACATCCGGCGCAGGCGCGCGGCATCCAGCTTGTGCGCCAGAGACGCCCCGACCGGGGCCATGGTGACGGTAAACAGCGAGATCAGCGCAAACGCCGCCAGGTTCACATGGCCGAGCGAGAATGGCGGCAGCCCTTCCCGTCCCCAGCCAATGACAATTGCGGTGATCGCCGAAGGAAGGCCGATGGCCACGCCCCAGCCGGCTGCGGTCGCCACGGCTTGATGGATCGGTCGGCCATACAGCGTCATGAGGCTGACGCCGAACGTGCCCCCGCCGATCCCCATCAGGGCCGACAGCGCCCCAACGGCCATGCCGAGCACACTCCTCAGCGGCCCCTTCGGCATCTCGTCAGCCAGGCGCCATGTCGGACGGCCGAAGAACAGTTGCGCCGACAGGACAAAGGCCAGCGAACCGAAAATGCCGAGCAGTGCCCGTTTCGACAGGAAACCGGTCAGCGACATTCCCGCCAGCGCGCCCAGCATGATCCAGGGCGCCCAGCCCCGGATGATCGACCAGTCGACGGCGCCATGGCTGTTATGGGCGCTGACGCTGCGCGCCGAGGTGAGGATGATCGTCGCCAGAGAGGTCGATACGGCCACATGCATCGCCGTCTCGCCATAGCCCATGGCATCGAACAGGAAGTACAGGACCGGCACGATGATCGCTCCGCCGCCAATGCCGAACAGGCCTGCGGCCAGACCGGCGGCCGCCCCCGCCAGCGCCAATGCCACCAGCAACGGACCATACTGAACGGCCAGTTCCATCATGTTTTTCCTCCCGCATGGCCCGCCAGAGGCGTCGCAGCCCCAAGTAAAGACTCTTTTTCCATGCAGGCTGTTTGCACGAGCAAGCAGGCCAAGGCCAGCCTGAACCGCTGCGTTCTGTTGCAGGCGTTACGCAGCCTGGCGCGTTAATCAGACCGGTCTGCGCCGCAAAACCTTACCGGATACTTGCACCGCATAAGGAAATTCGACCGCTTTCTTAGCCCGGCAGAAACGTTAATCGTCCATAACCTATCCCGGGTGTGTGCAATCGGGACAAGCTCATGTTGAACAAGCTGACCTCTTGGAAAAAAAATCGCGAAGGCAATGTCGCGATCATTCTGGCGATCGCGATCGTGCCGATTCTTGTGCTGGTCGGCATCGCAGTCGACCTGCAGAATACCAATACGAGCCGCCAGTTCATCCAGTACACATTGGACAATGCCGTGATTGCCGGTTCGCGGGAAATGCAGGCCGGTAAGTCCAAAGCGCAAATCAACGCATATATCAACGACTTCGTCGACGGAGTGGTGAAGGCCAAGAATTACGCCGTTTCCTGCAAGCCGGTCGAAGTGGTCTACACGGAAAGCAGCCAGGACATCAACGCGACGATCGAGTGCCAGCAGGAAACCACGCTGACCGAACTGATCGGATATCACTATCTGGATTTTGCCGTCACGTCCGGCTCCACCTACGGGATCGGCAAGGTCGACGTGTCCTTCGTTTTCGACATCTCAGGCTCGATGGGCTGGGACGGCAAGATGGGCGCGCTGAAGGATGCAGCCGAAGATGCTGTCGATGTGCTCCTGCCGACAGGCGACGCCGCCGACATGGGCGACGTGCGGATCGCAATGGTGTCCTATTCGGACTATCTGGATGCTGGCGACTATTTCCAGAAGGTCACCAATAAAAGCCCGACGCGGACCTATTCCGAAACTTACACAACACGCGAACGTGTTTGTGTGTATCCGACCCGTTGGGGATGCTGGCGGTATCAATACCAGGACGTCGAGCACACGATGACCAAGAAAATCACCAATACGTGCGTGAAAGAACGTCGTGGATCCGAGACCTATACTGACGAAAAACCAGGCCCATTCGCATGGATTGAAGCTGTGGATGCCGAGTATGATTCGTACCGCAACCGCTGGAATGTGGATAGCTGCAACCCGATCGGACCTCTTCCGCTGACCGACAACCGTCACAAACTGAAAACCTACATCAATGGCCTGAATGCCAATGGCGGCACCGCCGGCCACATCGGTATCGCCTGGGGCTGGTATGCGATCTCTCCCAAATGGCACAGCGTCTGGCCGTCGGCTTCCGACCCGCTCGACTATGACGAGCCGGATTCGGCCAAAGCCATGATCATCATGACGGATGGTGACTTCCTCAACTGGCACAATAATGGCGAAGGCAGTTCCTTCGACCAGGCCAAGGTACTCTGCGACAACATCAAGGAAGAAGGTGTGCGGTTGTACACCGTGGCCTTCCAGGCACCGAACCAGGGTAAGCAGATCCTGGAATACTGCGCATCGGGTACAGAGTTCGCATTCAAGGCGGAAAGCGCCGACGAACTGACCGACGCCTATACCAAGATTGCCCAATCCATTTCGGACCTGCGCATTACCTATTGATCCGGCAATTGGCGGGGCCGCTCAGCCGAGCGACAGCCCCGCCAGTTCCCCCTCTTCCCGCCAGCTTTTGAGAATGGCGAAATAGGGATCCGGTCCTGCCCCATAGGACGCATCCTGACGGCTCCGGTCCCCCGGCTTGCCTTCATTGTTGTAGTAACCGGGCGTACATTCTTCCAGAAACTTCTGGCGCAGCATCGCCTTCTCGATGATCGTGTCGACCCAGGCCTGCTCGGCCTCCCCGGTCAGCTCGAACCGCCCGGCCTGACGTGCCCTGGTTTCCGACAGCGTATAACCGATCTGCACGGCCTGTTCGGCCAGCAGGTGCGGATAGTTCGCCGTGAACCCGGCCTGTCCCGGCCCCATCACGAACAGATTGGGGAATCCGTGCACGAACATGCCGTGCAGGCTACGCATCCCCTCCCCCCAGACCTCGGCCAGTGACACGCCCTGCTTGCCGACGGGATTGTATCCCGCCCGGCGGGTGTAATCGGTGCCCACCTCGAACCCGGTCGCATAGATCAGGCAGTCGACCTTGTATTCCTTGCCCTTCACGACCACACCGTGTTCGGTGATGGCGTCGACACCCTGGCCTTCGGTATCCACCAGCGTGACATTCTCCCGGTTGAATGCCGCAAGATAGTCATCGTGGAAACAGGGCCGCTTGCAGAACTGCCGGTACCAGGGCTTCAGAGCCTCG from the uncultured Hyphomonas sp. genome contains:
- a CDS encoding sulfite exporter TauE/SafE family protein, translated to MMELAVQYGPLLVALALAGAAAGLAAGLFGIGGGAIIVPVLYFLFDAMGYGETAMHVAVSTSLATIILTSARSVSAHNSHGAVDWSIIRGWAPWIMLGALAGMSLTGFLSKRALLGIFGSLAFVLSAQLFFGRPTWRLADEMPKGPLRSVLGMAVGALSALMGIGGGTFGVSLMTLYGRPIHQAVATAAGWGVAIGLPSAITAIVIGWGREGLPPFSLGHVNLAAFALISLFTVTMAPVGASLAHKLDAARLRRMFAILLAVVAARMLWKALGF
- a CDS encoding pilus assembly protein TadG-related protein, translating into MLNKLTSWKKNREGNVAIILAIAIVPILVLVGIAVDLQNTNTSRQFIQYTLDNAVIAGSREMQAGKSKAQINAYINDFVDGVVKAKNYAVSCKPVEVVYTESSQDINATIECQQETTLTELIGYHYLDFAVTSGSTYGIGKVDVSFVFDISGSMGWDGKMGALKDAAEDAVDVLLPTGDAADMGDVRIAMVSYSDYLDAGDYFQKVTNKSPTRTYSETYTTRERVCVYPTRWGCWRYQYQDVEHTMTKKITNTCVKERRGSETYTDEKPGPFAWIEAVDAEYDSYRNRWNVDSCNPIGPLPLTDNRHKLKTYINGLNANGGTAGHIGIAWGWYAISPKWHSVWPSASDPLDYDEPDSAKAMIIMTDGDFLNWHNNGEGSSFDQAKVLCDNIKEEGVRLYTVAFQAPNQGKQILEYCASGTEFAFKAESADELTDAYTKIAQSISDLRITY